The following DNA comes from Mya arenaria isolate MELC-2E11 chromosome 11, ASM2691426v1.
GTATTCTTCATAAAGAATGCATGCCATGTCTGGCTGACAACACAGTGCCGACTGGAAAACGACACAAGGCTTGTGATCACAAAACCGGAACTCGGTGCTTTGCTGTAACTACAAAGTTAGCTGCAGGTAAATGGTTCTTTCGAAAATTACAAAAGTAAAGCTAAGCAATAGTTTGCTCCAGTTTTCAGTATGCATCAATATTACTATAATATCAATGAATTTTACCCCTAAAAACTACCTAAATGACGTCAAATAGCttgtatatactttttaaaatgcttCAGTTCTTTCAGCCATGATCAACGCTGGCGTTGGGGAACAAGAAATGAATAATATTCTTGCCTACATGAACCTACCCCTTTTTAATAAGAAGACACTCAAGAACAAGGAGTTAAAAATCGGCGAGAGCTTTGAGGTAGTTGCCGCCCAGTCATGTTCACGTGCAAGCTTTCCAATGACGGATATAAATAAACTGACAGTAGAACTATAGTTGTACAAGAAAATGCTTGTGACTCTTTGTTGACGACATATTTCTTCTGAATACATACAAACTAAACAGCGGAGTCTCCACTCGAGGTAAACGCATTAACAATGGACGACGACACGTCAACGTATACTAGAGTGAAACGATGCCTTTTCCCGTCtcttctaaaaataataaaataattgtataaaccATGTTGTGAAAAAAGTGTCCAATTTCCTTTACAGAGTAAaatcaaacaacaaaataaaccaTTTCATTTGTGAAGAAGTGCTTTTCTTACGCTGTATCCCAAAACCAAAGTGATCAAGACGGCAAAAAGAGAAACATTACCGCTATAGTTTCACACAACTAAGGGCAACATGGCGGATGTGACTGGAAGTGGTGCCTTGCTGGGGACGCAAATTACCGACATACGAGCTTGCCGGGCGGGAAAAACCTTACGGATCGGGCCGTACGAGAGAACTTTGAAAAAGTGATAGGCGCCTACACCACCACAAAAATGACGGAAATGCGGGCAACACTTTCAACAACGAGTCCAAACGAGAACATAGACATGATCatatggtggtggtgatgatgatgttgttgttgttgttgttggtggtggtggtggtggtggtggttgaggtgatgatgattatgatgatgatgttgttgttgttgttggtggtggtggtggtggtggtggtggtggtggtgatgatgatgatgataatgatgatgatggtggtgatggttgtggtggtgtaggtggtggtgatggtgatgatgatgatgatgatgatgatgatgattatgatgatgatgttgttgttgttgttggtggtagtggtggtagtggtggtggtggtggtggtggtggtggtggtgatgatgatgatgatgatgatgatgatgatgatgatgaatgatttCCTTTCAGGTGTACGATGCCCACTGTCTATCACCAGGACATATCACAATGAAACGTTGCCAGGAGTTAGATAAGGTCTAGCGTACCACCGTTCCAGGTGCGATTGACTATCTGTAGTGCTAAAAACAGATAAGTTAAATCGGCAAAAACAATCGCGGCTTTATcatcttctttttttctcagTTAAATATTAATCCAGGTTGTTAAACTGCTTCGCATGAACAGAATAAAGtagtgttttgaaatgaatatgtaattttttgtcaaaattctgCAAATCGCTGTACAATTAACGAGCGCATTTGTATTGTttagtaaatattataattattactatcatcataattattaatatcattagtCAGTATATAGACGTTTAACGTGATTGAATATGCTAGTAAgttcattataaacaataacGTCGACGTTCAACACTTATTATGACGTTGAAGACAATAAGGGTACTTTAAAATCgaacaaaatgaatgttaaaaatgcgagttattctgatattttaaatttatcttcattttgtgtgcaaatatcaaaatcaaaataaattgtgcTTGTTTCAGTGCATATATATAGCAATCTACATGTTTTGTTCgacgaaatttaaaaaaaaatgacgtcGCCATATTGTTGAGCAACGTATCCCACCATTTCACTCAATCTTATTATttagaatgaaaacaaaattttaaagtttcatattatgattttataattgaaagtgatattttttatcaacaggtcttatttaataaaacaacctCTTTCAATGTTTGAATACATTCTGTATTACCAGATCCTGTACATGATCCTAGAAAGTAAtcctgtgattttttttttaaaactttgaataatttaattaattctgATAGGGCTGTTCAATGCAATGAGAACTAGAATATAAAAGAAAcgaaagaacaaaaataatatttaaatgaacttaaataatgaataacagTAATCGCAAATGCACTACTTCTTATAGATCATGAAAAATTCATAAGTCATAAAAAAGTCATAAGGTGTGTCATATAATACTTTTCAGTATCTGTGTCGTTCAGGACATATTTTACTCTATGTATCTTACTGTTTTACTGTCACCAGTTCGTTAAATATACTGAAACCTGTGCGATTAAATCAACGACTACGAAGTGGAGGACTGAAATATTCTACAGGCGAAACACCTGACTGTCTATAAAATGACGAACCAGCGTTAACGTACAATTTGACCAATTTAAAGACCTCCCGCGGAGAACGCAAAAATACGCCATTAACGCAGAAGTTACATTAATTATTTCACTATTTCGCATTGTATCTTACTAGAAATATCACTGAGAAGCAACTGCTATTAAGGTAACACTATTTGTATAACTGTTAATGATTTCCAATTTCAATTCAAACTAATGTCTACATATTTATGATTTGACTGCAAACACTCTAGAATCTATGTTGTCAATCGTATGGCGACATCACTGCCGAGCTTAACGTGTGcctttttataatatatgatgCAACTGTTAGTTCACTGATTGAAACactatatcaaatacaaaaaagaaaagttgaTGGAATGGGTATGCTTTTCTCACTGATTCGTATCTCGTTAATACGTATAAACGGGTTGAAAACACGTCAAGATTAGTAGTGCAAGAAAGACAGTTAATGATTAGACTAAGGTTACACACTGAATGTTAAGTTACGAATATGGACCTAATTTTATACGAGGACAACATAAATACTCAGTCGTATGGACAGCGACGTAGTGTTCCGTGAATCGTTTATATGGTTGTTATTATACTATAAACACCAAAACATGTTGATTAAACGTTAATGTTCGAGATCATTTGCGCATTCTTTTGTATgagtaaatatataaaaagtccATTTATAACGTTAGTTTGTTTTCATCCGCAAATTTACCTACACACACTTTTCATGCTTAATAGTTAATAGTTGATGAGTAGTCATTCAGTactacatttattaaaaaaggtaGTATCAATAAGTGTTAAACACATCTTAACTATGCCTGTTATGAGCAATATGATATCTGATAATACTTTTGATCGCCGTATTTTTGTAGAACTACATTGCCTACTTCACCACGCTTCTTCGGTGAAATAACGATTGGCGATGAATGGggtattttaattaaagtcaaatagttttgaaacaaaaacgtTCAAGAATTAGGATTGCCATTTCCGTAATAAGcgataagtttttttattatttctaagaAAGTATGTATTCATCGttataatcaattattatttgtcaTAATTTAAAGGTTCAAAAGTGCCGTTTTCATTTGGGTCAAAGGGACGTTAATACATTTGCAAGTAGTTCTTGAAGTTTTTATCTATATTGAACTCGACCACAGAACTATGAAAGCGGTATATGCTTTCAAAAATGGCGTACCCTTACTACCACTTATAACATGCTTTATACATGTGATTACTGTACATGAAATACCTGCATAAAACGTTCATACATGATCTTAACGAAACGGCATTCAGAACACATTTCTTCACTTCACAACAAAAAACTCTAATCCTCTCCTGAACATTCTAAGCTGATTCTTATTATATCTATAATATTATTCTTACCCGAGAACGTTCACTGATCCATTAAATAATGAGACGCCATCCAAGACAACTTTTCCTTCCTTCCCCAAGATGAACATCATCCCTCTCCTAAACGCCGCCTTTAACATCCTACATAGCAGCTCGCCCTCAGAGTTGGTAAACAAACGTCCTGTGAACGTGCCGCCTTTATACGGTTTTCCCGGGGACGGATGGTGCGTCTGCAAGTAGGGAAGACGAACTTTGTATGAGACGTGAtttaatgtacatatacatataaacataattgcaacctaatgttttgaaatgagcatgATGTAATCGCGGAATCCAAATTCGTACCTTTATATAAAACGGAATGTAATGTATGCTTTATATAAACTGTGATATAAACATCGTAAATATGAAGCTTGTGCTGCTCAGAAATATAGCGAATACTTTTGTTGTGAATTTAGTCAAATATCTACTGCAACAAAGGATTATACATAGATGAGTTTAATAATTCCTATTTTCCCTTGTTTATACTTATAAGGTTATGTttcaataactttaacaaacaaaaattgatattcaCACCGTGTTAGGTTTAAGGAATGTATACTTACATGCATTATCTAGTATTATGACGAAAATTTTCTATGTATATGCAAGTAAAACATGACAGTTTAAATCTTCATAATCAgtataatgtgttttataaacatattatgaGGAAAGCTAATAGCTAtctaaatgacatttaattaattaatgttgttGCGACAAGAGATCAATGTTGGTTAAATTTACCATGGGCGCGAAAGTGAACAGGGTATatttccatattatttttttttatattttgtatgtttgtctaacttatttgtatgtgtttttgatataatttaaaaaactacgtttaagtttttgtttattaatgaaaatatattttataattttaacgaAGGCAAGAtctgttttaaattcaataaacagCTACTACCGACAATTATTTGCAACTAAAACACATTATCAAGCACGGAAAAAAGATTCCTTTCAGGAATCatgtcattcatttattttgagcATCGAAGTACATGCAAACCTAGCATTCACCAATTGTATCGAGTGACATTATAATTGGTTAATTATATtctatgtaaaatacattaatattatcAACTATTTTAATGCGGATTTCAACATAATATGTGGCATTTATGTGCATGTTGAAATTTCCCGTGGCCAAAATAGTCGTATTGCATGTCAAGTTATCAAGGTATAGTTTCCCACAAGAGCTTTAATTACATAGCAATACAAAATTGGCACGCATGATGTCATCAAAGAATATGACGTACGGTGCAAAATAGTATACTTGTGGCACAGACTATTTTAGTGTCTGGTGTCTTCTAGGGCCTTCTTAGTGTAACCGACCACATTTTGCTACACATCTTGATTTATGATCATTCAATCAAAATGAGTTTATTGTTACACATCTTTtcccttttttctttcaatataatcatataatccATTTAGTATTAATGCTAATGTAATTTTCTCTATGTCACAACAATACACTTGACATACATAGAAATACATTTGAGGATCataatgactgttttaatttataattcccCATttcttataaacaaatattttcggAAGGCTCCGACTCCATACTCGACATAAAGCGCTTTAACATTAgccatttaaaaattaaatacgatGTATGATGTTTGCGTGTCATCACATTAAGATAAACACTATACCTATTTtagcttataatttaaaacacttttctGTATGTTTAGCTATTGAAATACGTACTGTTGCGTTCAGtgtattgtataatgtttatattcctCTTTGAATgcacttaatgttttaaatggaaaCAAACTAACATTTAATAACGATATTGCAAACACGTTTTATAATTGTCTACGTTTGAGTTAAATGAATTAGAAGACAATTAGTTTCCCTTGTTGATAAAGGAATAACCTCCAGATGGCGCTTTATAAGCACGAGTGTTTCATACACACGAGTATTTCGTGCGCATATGGGTGTAAAGGCAATCAGCTTTGGGGTACCGATACGTTCAAATCGatacaattgattgttaaaattGAGGTCGTACCGGGCAGTAGGCAGAAGTCCGTGTTTATTGAAGTAACCGGACAAAGCATGATTTTAATCCTCTTACAGAGGGTAAGtcgtattgaaaatatgtttgttgtatgtattttaaatgacgAATATATGTATACCATGTATAACATGATGATTAAGATTATGCAGTGGAAAATGGGACATGTAGAATTCATGAGTTAATTCAGTTTATACATAATTTGTAACcagtaataattgttttcttttgctTTTGAAGGCATAAATAAATTTGTGTTAGATGATTTTTTCCCGCTAATTTAATATCAAGTGCTTCTAGTTTTACTTAGAAAGTGAGTGTTTGGTTGACATACTATTAACTAATATATAGGTGAcgttttctattttgttttgcGAGAAACACGTAGCAGAACGATGCAAAACAATGAGGCCGGGGCTACACGGATTCCCCGGTTCTACCACGTGGCTGTGAACAAATAAGCTGTTTCACCTCATGACAGCTGTTTTTCGTTGACGTCACTTCCTGTTCAAGTGCCGCGCTCCGATGGTGTTTCCCCGCATATTGTGGTTTTCTGATATAATATTACCTGTCAGCGCACCCATAGTCGTGGCAATATAGTAAACATATAgatataagtattataaatgaaatttaatccTCTCTGAATTGAACGAGAACGATTTGAAGCAATGCCGAATAATTCTGGATTTTTCGGTTAAGAAGATTTAAAATTCAGAATGTTGgcattaaaatatgtattttaaagtgtaCTAGTTTAATTATTTCTTCAGTAGAGTTGTTTAGAACCTTGAGGATAAgtaagaatgttttatgtaaatttcagAGATTCGTTCTGTGTTTCCTAATATATACACAGATATTGTTTCTATACTTGTTTTTATAGTTGAACAAGTACATTTGGCATGGCTGCCATTATAATAGCTAGACGGACAAGTTGCCATTATTGGGTGACAACCTATTAAAATACGTTTTCCTTAGAAAACAATGGGATGTTTGGATTGTGTTTAGTTTTGAAACAGTTTGAAATCATTTGCTTATTTCTTAcgttattttcattgattggctgtgaatataattaatttgtttgatttgCCAACAGTGATTTTTAACACACCTTGCTGAAATAATTCTGGATTATTTGGTTCAGAAgatttaaaattcagaattttggaattaaaagtagtattttaataagaaaaataattgataCTTAAATGATATGAAGTAAATTCGCAATGATTAAGAAGGGGCGGAGTAATTTTTAACCTCATTGGTTGACCTATTGTCAATGATGCAGGGAATGTGTACTGAATGAGTGGCAGAAGGCGGACTTTTAAACACGCGCCAAAGTTGAAAATCTTAATGGTTAAGCTTAGCTTTTAATGATTGCTTATCAGCTGTTTCGTTTGCTGAAACTCAAAGCTGTATTCTTATCACAGAATACAGTGGCTTCACTAGTTACGGTACTAGtaaatttgcaaatattgttataaaattataaaattcgGCTTTGATGAGTCATGGCGGAATCGCCAGAGATGAATCATTTTGTACACTGTACATGGTGGAATCACCAGTGCTAgttcatatataatattgttatgaaGTGAAGTTATAAAAAGCGGCATCGCTGATTCAAGGCGGAATCGCCAGAGATGTATTGTTAAAGAATACGGTGACGTCACCAGTAAtcgtttaaatgtaaaattgttgttttattgatttatacGAATGAAATAATTCTAAGTCATAAGCCATAATTGCTAACCGAATCAATTTAATAGCTGTTATCAATACGGAATTTGTTCTTTCAGTTAGAAATTTTGATTTAACTTACGGTCTAGGGAGAAGGGATATTTTGCCTGCTAAACTTTTACGAAGTGCTAAAAAGGCAAGTGTTTAGTGACTTAGATTATTATAGCTATAACTCGTTCCATGTTGTGTCAAGTTTTACTAACGATTC
Coding sequences within:
- the LOC128208674 gene encoding E3 ubiquitin-protein ligase DTX3L-like, whose protein sequence is MHTHHPSPGKPYKGGTFTGRLFTNSEGELLCRMLKAAFRRGMMFILGKEGKVVLDGVSLFNGSVNVLGWIEPDYASYTQKLNAELAAKGITEVNIDQTEELYETLTFDGQHILDALLSS